GGGTTTTGACAGATCTGCACATTTCAAAAACTGTATTGAGACGACTGGCTCTACATATGTTGATTCTGTGATGTCATTTCTGGTTGTGAAGTCTATGAAAAGTCAATCATGTTTCTGGTCAACAAGTCATGATATAGTACTCCACTTTATTTCATGTTGAATGACCTTTTCAAGCTCTTCAATGCGTCATCACTTGTTAACACCTTCCAGTCCTCTGGGATATCAGCAGGACGTGCATTTACTTCATCAGCGATTGTCTCATTGAATGTGGCCATCACGTACTTCCAGTAGTCTGAAGCCTCCATACTGGAATCTCCAGTTATGATCCAGTCAGGGTAATATGTCTGGTAGTCCTTGTAGGGGTGATATTTTCCTCCAGTCTCGGCATTGGAGAACACCTCGTTACTAATCACAAGAGATGAACATATCTCAAATACTAATTTCTGTGAATAACTCTCCCTATCACCACTGATACCTAGTGAACGGTGAATGGAGGCATGGTGTTCGGAGTGCTCTTTCCCCCCTGCTTCACAAGGTACACCACAGAAGGGACATTMCTTCCCACAGCCAAACAGACTGGTGAACAACTCCTCCTGAGGCTTGAATGGAAGAGATCTGAGTCTCTCTTTGATGTCTCCTCCCTTGTTGTACTCAGCTGCCAGTGACCGCTCCATTTCTCCCACTAACTCTGTGAGGATGACAACAAACTGTTCTCTGTTTGCTTCTTCAGGAATAAGCCTACGAATGGAATCCAGAGCATCTTTGGGAAAGACAAGCTTCTCTCTAAGAGCCTCGCAAATAATGCCAATGAACGTCTTGATATCATTTACAGTAGCTTTACTGCTGACATTTGAAATGGCAGCGATTATGATTGTGATGATCTCTGACAGATGTTTTATCTCTAGTTTCTTAAGACTGTTCTCCTCTGAGAGTCGTTGGACAATCTGGTCAAACAGCCAGTCCTTCACAAACCTTTCATAATGGTTAATGTACTCTCTATATTTCTCATATTTTCCATCAGTCAAGAGTTGTTTCAAAATGGAGAACTGGAAAGCCCCTCGGGTGCTGTAAACCTCTGACCCTTRACCTMTCTTCACTTCATCAATCACATCAGGACCAATCATTTTGGACACATAGTCCTGTACAGCTGGCTCTAGACAGAGCTTTGTGAAGTCCTTGGCTTTCTTTAGGCACTGATCTCGGTTATGAAATAAGTCTATAAACTCAGTAAGGTACTTGTTCTTAGACAGTTCCAGACACTTCCTTGGGTCATTGACTTCAATGAAATCATTATGCATCTTCTGGAACTCTCTGGCTGCTCTGCCACAGATGTGTTGTTTGAGAGAAACCTCACATTCCTCACTGACTTTaacttgtgtgtgttgttgcaatGTTTTGTCAACTATTCTAAGCAGTTCTTTGATGTGAGTGTCATGGTAATCMGTTTTGCTTTTCACCCTCTGGGTTATAAACTCCTGACACTGTCTTATGATGTCATCACAGAGGTCTTGTAGTTTTTTCCTGTGATGGTCGGGATCCAAGTGCTTTGCAAAGTTTTTAGCCTGCTGCCACCAACTCTCTGATTCCACAACAAAGGCTTTTCTCCCACAATCCACCAGTCTGGTTCCAACCAACATCTTGTTTACATAACTCCCCCTCATTACCAGATTATCACGTAACATGAGGAAGGTATCTTGAGCCACATTTCTTCTTGGGAYTCCTTTGAAGTGTATGTCAGACAGAGTTTTCCTCCACATGATTTCAAACTCTTCACTGAGGGCCTCATCTGATAGAACAGATTCTTTCTTTCTACAGTTCTGCAGCAGAGTCAGAACCTMCTTTTCCATTGTACTTGTCTGAGAACTCTTGATGTTGTCCAGTTCTGTCATTCCCTCTTTGATCTCAACAGCTCCTTGCAGTTTGTTCTTCacagtgttttctgtctctcgtcTCAGTGTTTTGGCACTGGACACAAAATCCTCCCTGTATTTTTCCACCAGATTGACATGGCCATCTTGTTTTTCAAAGTATTTTACTAGATTGTCTTGGATTTCCTTTTCTCCCAATGACAGTTTCCCTGATGCTTCTATCATCAAGTCTTGTAGCACATCTCTTATGGACCTCTGGGGATGTTGATCTGTCATGKCAATATTGGATATTTRAGTTTCAGCACTCACCATCCATGTATACATCTCCTTCTGGAWGGRCCATTCCCAACCATTGTACTCAGAACATAATCTGGAGTACGCATCTGCAACCAAGCTGTTTCTGAAACTGAAGATGAATTTCTCAAATTTCACTMCCTCCCACAAACTTTGTGTCCACATCAGGAAATGTGTCATGTCATCATTACTCTGGCATTTTATTAAGTCTTGCATCAAGGTCTTTTTTAAATCATACACAGCCTCACTGTAGCCAGCATTGACTGGAGCCATAGGGCGAGTCCCATGCCAGAGTCCTGGGATGTAGCAGCTGCTTGTGTCTGGATCATACTCCATCACATCAGTGAACTTGGTGAtattctccttcttctccattCTGGCTGCTGCCTGGGTCATTTCATTCAACTGTTCCAACAACTTATTTCTGTCCCTCATGTTGTTGTCATGAGCAGACATGTCTGACACATTCTGGTGCACAAAATGACACACTGGCTTCTTCCCCACTTCCTTCATCCTGATAAAAGCATGAACAACAATCTGTAGAATGTCTTTCATCTCTGTGGAGTTCTCCATGGACATGTTGATGATAGTGACATCACTSAGTCCAATCACCAGTGTGGCCAATTCATTGTCATGTTCATGACTGTCATCTAGTTGAGCCAACTCTGGTGATTTCAACCCCTCTGTGTCAATGACCATGATGAAGTCACATTTCAGCTCCTCCTTGAGGTCTTTGTTGACTTTAATCAGTAGCATGAAGGCCCCTCTGGTGCATCTTCCACTGCTGACAGCAAACTGGACCCCAAACATGGTGTTGAGGAGAGTGGACTTCCCAGTGCTTTGGACCCCTAAAACTGTCACAACCCGGATCTTGCTATTGGATTGGACAAGAGTATGAAGCTGAGTCAGTACAGCTGATATCCATTTCAGAGGGATATTTGATGCATCTCCATCCACAAGCTCAATGGGGAAGCCATCCAACAGCATCTGAGCACACAATCCAGGGAGATGCTCCATCTGTTGCCATTGTAGGCTACTTTCAGGGAGGGAGCAGGAAGCTTCATATAACTGGCCCAACTCACGCAGGAAGTGTTCAAGACCCAAGGAACAATCAGATAATTGCTTATCCAAATGTTTAATGTCATCTTTTTTCTCTGGATAATGTTGGCAAAGATTTTTGTACCGGTCCCGCAAAGCAGACATGTTCTGACGTGACAGATTGTCCAGATTTATCCGCATCCATTTGAGGAAATAGGAACGCTCCGCTCCTGAACTAGACAATCCTGAAATGAAGCTTGCCATTGCATCTGATATGTCAAAWGTATATTGTTTCCTTCTCAGCTCTTTCTCCTTTATATTCAGAGAGCTCTTGTAGTGTTCAATGTCTTCATCCCCTTGTTTTCTCAgtctacatctctctttctccaactgGGAAGGCTCTTTCCAGATTGTTCCTTGTAAGGGTAGCTGTTTGTCTTTGAATTGAATTGCGTCTTTAATGCTCCTAGTGATTTCATCTGCCATTTTCCTGGCACTCTGACACTCATCACAGTCTTCATCAACCCAAACCCCCATCTGATGAGCCATGTCAGCCATGTTCTCAATTGTCAATCTGTTTTTACTTTTTTCAATGATGTCACCCACAGATGACTGCAGAGTTTTGACAAATTCTGCATCATTCTGCTTTTTCTTCACAATCACATTTGTTGGGTTGATACTGTAGTTTGTGATCATTTTCTTCAATGTTTCCACCCTGAAGGTTTTTTTCTGAGAGttaacaaccagaaataactctGCTTTTGTGATTTTTACTTCCAAAACCTTGAGATCTGACTCCAAATCATCAATGAAAATGTAAACTGCAGCTGATGTRTGACACAGAAAGGAGAACTGTGTTTCAAAGGACCTGACATCTCCTCTGAGATTGGCCACCACCATAGGCTTAGTGAACATGTCTATGTTTCTGTTCCCACATGGAAGGTACCAGCTGATTTCAACCAGACCATCTGAGATTTGACGAGGGACATCTCCACATTCCATATCATGATGAACAAATGTATCATGGTACTGTTGAGGGTTACTAAGCAACTTGTTCAAGATCTGAGACTTGGACAAGCTACTCTCTCCTAACCTAACAAATGACACCATAGGAATGTCAGAGAGTACAATTCTCTCCTCCACAAAAGCATTTGTGGCCATTTGGGAAGAGGGTCTAAACTTCCTCACTATGTCCCTCAAGGCCCACAGCATCAAAGTGATTTGTTTTGTGTAACAGTTCGGCAGCAGGAGAGGAACAGCAAACTGACACATGGACATTTTCTGGACCATCTCCTGCTGTAGGAAACCGTCTGAGCACAGAAACAGGGCTGTAACCAGGTCCAGTGGATTAATGACATCGCTAGTATCAGTGTCAGTGTACAGGTTGTCTACACCATAATAGGAAACCTCCTGGTCAGTGGTCAGACATTTCACACTCCTAGCATTCACATTTGCCATTATTAATTTCTTAAGGAAGGCCCCTGGAAGTGACTGCATAGTGGTAAGAGGTTCATCTGATGTAGTATCAGCATTTATCTCAAGGACAGAACTTAACGTCAGCTTGTTTTCATAATGATCTTCTAGTCCAGTCTTTGACAACAGCTCCCTGAGAAAAGGTCCTGTAAATAGAAATGAAAAGAGAGCCATGATTACAAATCCTCTTCAACATGTAGCAGAAAAGCAGACTAACWGGTGTTTACACTGWACTATGGATGAAGTTAAAYCAAGCAGAGGCAGACCATCTCTGTGGCACAGCGACTCACAGAAATGGAAACAAACATGAGAATTCAGATACAGTATGAGCTGTGAATCCATTGACCTCCTTAACTCCTAAGGGAGCTGTTATGAGACCAGATACAGTATGGTAATTTCTGTTTGGTTAAATTTGGAAACAGACATTTTACTGCAACACCAATGAAATATCCATTAAATTGAGAAATTGTCAACTATTGTGATAgatctatatcagtatctctatacattacagcatggaataaaggtacaataacatgtcctgtttctagaactatatcagtatctctatacattacagcatggaataaacgTACAATAACAGTCCTGTTTCTAgatctatatcagtatctctaacatttacagcatggaataaaggtacaataacatgtcctgtttctagatcagtatctctatacatatacagcatggaataaagtaCAATAACAgtcctgtttctagaactatatcagtatctcctatacattacagcattgaataaaggtacaataacatgtcctgtttctagaatATTCAGcatctatacattacagcatggaataaaggtacaataacatgtcctgtttctaatCTATATcatatctctatacattacagcatgttataaaggtacaataacatgtcctgtttctagatctatatcagtatctctatacattacacatgaataaaggtacaataacatgtcctgttctaaactatatcagtatctctatacattacagcataataaaggtacaataacatgtctgTTTCTagactatatcagtatctctatacattacagctgaataaaggtacaataacatgtcctgtttctagatctatatcagtatctctatacattacagcatggaataaggtacaataacatgtcctgtttctagatctatatcagtatctctataacATTACcaggtacaataacatgtcctgtttctagatctatatcagtatctctatacatacagcatggaataaaaggtacaataacatgtctgtttctagatctatatcagtatctctatacattacagcatggaataaaggttcaataacatgtcctgtttctagaatatatcagtatctctatacattacagcatggaataaagtaCAATAACATGTCCGTTTCttctatatcagtatctctaacacattacagcatggaataaagtacaataacatgtcctgtttctagatctatatcactatctctatacattacagcatgataaagtacaataacatgtcctgtttctagatctatatcagtatctctatacattacagcatggaataaaggtacaataacaatGTCCTGTTCTAgatctatatcagtatctctatacattacagcatggaataaaggtacaataacatgtcctgtttctagatctATATCATCTCCTATACATTACAGattacaataacatgtcctgtttctagatctatatcaagtatctctatacattacagcatggaataaaggtacaataacatgtctgTTTTAgatctatatcagtatctctatacattacagcatgaataaaaggtcaataacatgtcctgtttctagatctatatcagtatctctatacattacagcatgaataaaggtacaataacatgtcctgtttctagatctatatcagtatctctatacattacagcatggaataaaggtacaataacattGTCCTGttctatatcagtatctctaacattacagcatggaataaaggtacaataacagtcctgtttctagatctatatcagtatctctataacattacagcatggaataaaggtacaataacatgtcctgtttctagactatatcagtatctctatacattacagcatggaataaaggtacaaaaacatgtcctgtttctaaactatatcagtatctctatacaatACAGCATggataaaggtacaataacatgtcctgtttctagaactatatcagtatctctatacattacaagcatggaataaaggtacaataacatgtcctgtttctagaaaCTATATCAGTATCTCATACATTACAGCatgaataaaggtacaataacatgttctgtttctagaactatatcagctatctctatacattacaagcatggaataaaggtacaataacatgtcctgtttctagactATATCAGTAtctacattacagcatggaataaaggtacaataacatgtcctgtttctagaactatatcagtatctcttaCATTACAgatggaataaaggtacaataacatgtcctgttctagactatatcagtatctctataacATTACACGGGCCATGATAAAAAGGTTTTAACCAAATAAACCATTTAGATGCCTGTTCTAGAACTAGATCATCAGTATCTCTATAGCATTACAAGCATGGACTAAAGGTANNNNNNNNNNNNNNNNNNNNNNNNNNNNNNNNNNNNNNNNNNNNNNNNNNNNNNNNNNNNNNNNNNNNNNNNNNNNNNNNNNNNNNNNNNNNNNNNNNNNNNNNNNNNNNNNNNNNNNNNNNNNNNNNNNNNNNNNNNNNNNNNNNNNNNNNNNNNNNNNNNNNNNNNNNNNNNNNNNNNNNNNNNNNNNNNNNNNNNNNNNNNNNNNNNNNNNNNNNNNNNNNNNNNNNNNNNNNNNNNNNNNNNNNNNNNNNNNNNNNNNNNNNNNNNNNNNNNNNNNNNNNNNNNNNNNNNNNNNNNNNNNNNNNNNNNNNNNNNNNNNNNNNNNNNNNNNNNNNNNNNNNNNNNNNNNNNNNNNNNNNNNNNNNNNNNNNNNNNNNNNNNNNNNNNNNNNNNNNNNNNNNNNNNNNNNNNNNNNNNNNNNNNNNNNNNNNNNNNNNNNNNNNNNNNNNNNNNNNNNNNNNNNNNNNNNNNNNNNNNNNNNNNNNNNNNNNNNNNNNNNNNNNNNNNNNNNNNNNNNNNNNNNNNNNNNNNNNNNNNNNNNNNNNNNNNNNNNNNNNNNNNNNNNNNNNNNNNNNNNNNNNNNNNNNNNNNNNNNNNNNNNNNNNNNNNNNNNNNNNNNNNNNNNNNNNNNNNNNNNNNNNNNNNNNNNNNNNNNNNNNNNNNNNNNNNNNNNNNNNNNNNNNNNNNNNNNNNNNNNNNNNNNNNNNNNNNNNNNNNNNNNNNNNNNNNNNNNNNNNNNNNNNNNNNNNNNNNNNNNNNNNNNNNNNNNNNNNNNNNNNNNNNNNNNNNNNNNNNNNNNNNNNNNNNNNNNNNNNNNNNNNNNNNNNNNNNNNNNNNNNNNNNNNNNNNNNNNNNNNNNNNNNNNNNNNNNNNNNNNNNNNNNNNNNNNNNNNNNNNNNNNNNNNNNNNNNNNNNNNNNNNNNNNNNNNNNNNNNNNNNNNNNNNNNNNNNNNNNNNNNNNNNNNNNNNNNNNNNNNNNNNNNNNNNNNNNNNNNNNNNNNNNNNNNNNNNNNNNNNNNNNNNNNNNNNNNNNNNNNNNNNNNNNNNNNNNNNNNNNNNNNNNNNNNNNNNNNNNNNNNNNNNNNNNNNNNNNNNNNNNNNNNNNNNNNNNNNNNNNNNNNNNNNNNNNNNNNNNNNNNNNNNNNNNNNNNNNNNNNNNNNNNNNNNNNNNNNNNNNNNNNNNNNNNNNNNNNNNNNNNNNNNNNNNNNNNNNNNNNNNNNNNNNNNNNNNNNNNNNNNNNNNNNNNNNNNNNNNNNNNNNNNNNNNNNNNNNNNNNNNNNNNNNNNNNNNNNNNNNNNNNNNNNNNNNNNNNNNNNCAgccagaaccgcaatagaggcaaaggcggttggtgattctccgttccctctcccaCATACAATAGAAAACTCCCAGCTGCATGGCTCAGTCTCTAGACCGGTTGGAGAGAAGGTTGAGCGGAGAGGGAGACACCGTACGCgactctcttccacgagctcggtgacgagatctacccgtcgttctatgcggatggcgagtgcaattcAAAGAGTCCACCTGGAAGAACTCCcggagaatctcatccttaacctcagcgagtccctccagaaaacgagcgcagcaacgccggctcgtccagtcactggatgcagcaagagtgcgaaactctatagagtaatccgttatggatcgatcaccttgacatagggaagccagggccctgggagcctccttcccaaaaaactgaacgatcaaaaaccgtaCCATGCAtccctctttaaagttctgataaacgttagaacactcagcccttgcctcccagataagctgtgccccactccgagCCCACAGTAAGGAGTATAGACGTAAGCGATCGAGCTCtgtctcttgagtatgtgttgggctggaagagagaacacaatatcacactggtgcagaaaggagcgacactcagtggctgcccagagtaacatggtggttattaaccctaggttccggagactcggaaaccaggaagtagctggtggcacgagacgaagactcctGAActtcctgagagatcggagacctgagcggacaggtctcaacggcatgacacAGGCAGAcaatcctgctcgtgtctgccgagcatttgctccctggatctcgacggcagtgtgcGAGAatcgtagtcgctgggtccattcttgtcGGATtctttgttatgctggtgaatgaggacccaaaagcgacgtaatagaaacagagtctttattccaggcttataaacaaacaatgattctcctggatattatcaaaggtaatccaaaacaggaaactgaaatcctctcagTCAGTGAGAGAacactggagacgcgaccacagactgcaggtcgctcaggaaggcacaggccctagctgacatagacacctgctcacacgcagcatctgaagaaggcaaaaaacacgacatggcggaacaaggacacagaacagcaaacatcaaacaagaatccgacaaggacagaagcggaaaacagagggagaaatagggactctaatcagaggcaaataggggacagtgtgaaagagtaaatgagtacTTAGGAGAATGAGATAACAGCCGTGGAGAgcagaacggaacgatagagagagagagcgagagaggagagaggagggggagagagaggatagaaaagaGGAAGACCTAATAAGACcaagcagaggaagcacaggacaagaaCATGAtgtcaaagacaaaacatgacacatttAGTCTCCTGATAAGtcctgagtgccaagcagagaccgGTCAATTTAGTCTCCTTAATGTTGAGTAGCCAAGCAGAGACTCATTTAGTCTCCTTAATGTTGAGTGCCCAAGCAGAGACTCATTTAGTCTCCTTAGCtggagtgccaagcagagactcaTTTAGTTCCTTTAattgagtgccaagcagagactcaTTTAGTCTCCTTAATgttgagtgccaagcagagatcATTTAGtttccttaatgctgagtgccagcAGAGACTCATTTAGTccctccttaatgctgagtgccaagcagagactcaTTTAGTCTCCTTAAtgtgagtgccaagcagagactcaTATTAGTCTCCTATGGAGTGGCCAAGCAGAGACTCTTTagtctccttaatgctgagtgccaagcagaggaACTCATTTAGTCTCCTTAATGTTGATGCCAGAGCAGAGACTCATTTagtctccttaatgctgagtgccaagcagagactcaTTTagtctccttaatgctgagtgccaagcagagactcaTTTAGTCCCAGTTTTACACTGTTTGGTATGACTCGGCCGGGTGTCAAACTCCCAACCTACCAATCACAGGGCTGACACTAACCACAAGACCAGTGGTTGGTCGAATGAGACACCAAAATATTCTTCACATTCCTCACAAACACTGTTTTCCCTTCACTTTGGACTGTTGTCGCGTCACATGCAATATTGTCAGAAAATGacttcctggatcagctgatgatggaAAGTGTCCCGGCGTAACTAAACATCTGGACACCAAATACTCATCCAAATATGATGTGTAATAATTGAGGAACAACGTTAATGACAGTAGCGATTTTGGTTTTATGAATCAAGGATTAGATAGTACAGGTGGTTATACATAGCTACTGTTTAGTTGCAGTTCTGGGCGGTTGttagtatactgtatgttgtgttatGCTATGTGATGCTATGTGATGGTATGTGATGGTATGTGATGCTATGTGATGCTATGTGATGGTATGTGATGCTATGTGATGCTATGTAATGGTATGTGATGCTATGTGATGCTATGTGATGCTATGTGATGCTATGTGATGCTATGTGATGGTATGTGATGGTATGTCATGGCTGAGCTGCAGCATTCTGTCTACTCTCTGTACGATGTCTTCTGTTATGTCACCATGTATGCTTTTCCATTACAAATGTCCATCAGCTAAGTGCAGCGTTTCTTTATCATGGTCCAATAGAAGGGATTCAGTTCATTGTGTAGTCTGCTCAGGATCCATCTCTCTGCTAATCTCATGGCCTACAGAAAAGAGGACAACATGCACGTCGAagagtatctctcctctctcagtagcACAAGTATGAGTCCAAGTTAAGGCAACAGTGTTGTATTTACATTCTGCTTTTCCAGAGGCGGTCCATATGATAACTTATGCGCTCTCCTCTCAGTCGGAAATAACACAAAAcagggggtttttttttttttttttgtttttcccttttcccctttttaaagctatgatctcttaagTTCTGTTTGCTTATGGACAATTGCATGTATATCGTACTCTCATACCCCCTAGATAAAATAATTAGCATGGAACATCAGTCATCATCACTTAACTAACACTGCTTTGTCCTCTCATGTTATGCTACCTGCATACTGAGCATCTGTTCAACATTGATTGCTAGCAGCCCAATGACAATATACTGGAACTCATCACGGCTCTGTTCCTCTTCGTCAACGCTGACGCTAGCTCTGAGCTGTGGGCCACCCAATTCTGCATCAACGCTGATACTGTTTCTACTGTAGTCCCGGTTTCACCC
This window of the Salvelinus sp. IW2-2015 unplaced genomic scaffold, ASM291031v2 Un_scaffold1135, whole genome shotgun sequence genome carries:
- the LOC112069861 gene encoding interferon-induced very large GTPase 1-like isoform X1 → MNTILHEIKKAGRQPKSFGDQHKTLASDDVLPPPGDIQVLLXTSDSVSLSWGPPEGLKGPQKFRVTWGCDVEPCSLGVKNVHEVEISRLXPGXKYQFNVATEGEDGRQSRCVSASLSAVPPAPDQLNVNSVDTTSATVSWSQPPGLEQTQHHYQISYRCSGTEPHNITTSSHSITLSDLQGGTQYSVSVCTMLEDGRQSQLVLTTLTTILPAPDQLTVDSVDTTSAAVSWNQPPGLDQTQHHYQISYHCSGTEPHITTTSSHSITLSDLQGGTQYSVTVCTVLENGKQSQLASTTLTTRPFLRELLSKTGLEDHYENKLTLSSVLEINADTTSDEPLTTMQSLPGAFLKKLIMANVNARSVKCLTTDQEVSYYGVDNLYTDTDTSDVINPLDLVTALFLCSDGFLQQEMVQKMSMCQFAVPLLLPNCYTKQITLMLWALRDIVRKFRPSSQMATNAFVEERIVLSDIPMVSFVRLGESSLSKSQILNKLLSNPQQYHDTFVHHDMECGDVPRQISDGLVEISWYLPCGNRNIDMFTKPMVVANLRGDVRSFETQFSFLCHTSAAVYIFIDDLESDLKVLEVKITKAELFLVVNSQKKTFRVETLKKMITNYSINPTNVIVKKKQNDAEFVKTLQSSVGDIIEKSKNRLTIENMADMAHQMGVWVDEDCDECQSARKMADEITRSIKDAIQFKDKQLPLQGTIWKEPSQLEKERCRLRKQGDEDIEHYKSSLNIKEKELRRKQYTFDISDAMASFISGLSSSGAERSYFLKWMRINLDNLSRQNMSALRDRYKNLCQHYPEKKDDIKHLDKQLSDCSLGLEHFLRELGQLYEASCSLPESSLQWQQMEHLPGLCAQMLLDGFPIELVDGDASNIPLKWISAVLTQLHTLVQSNSKIRVVTVLGVQSTGKSTLLNTMFGVQFAVSSGRCTRGAFMLLIKVNKDLKEELKCDFIMVIDTEGLKSPELAQLDDSHEHDNELATLVIGLSDVTIINMSMENSTEMKDILQIVVHAFIRMKEVGKKPVCHFVHQNVSDMSAHDNNMRDRNKLLEQLNEMTQAAARMEKKENITKFTDVMEYDPDTSSCYIPGLWHGTRPMAPVNAGYSEAVYDLKKTLMQDLIKCQSNDDMTHFLMWTQSLWEXVKFEKFIFSFRNSLVADAYSRLCSEYNGWEWXXQKEMYTWMVSAETXISNIXMTDQHPQRSIRDVLQDLMIEASGKLSLGEKEIQDNLVKYFEKQDGHVNLVEKYREDFVSSAKTLRRETENTVKNKLQGAVEIKEGMTELDNIKSSQTSTMEKXVLTLLQNCRKKESVLSDEALSEEFEIMWRKTLSDIHFKGXPRRNVAQDTFLMLRDNLVMRGSYVNKMLVGTRLVDCGRKAFVVESESWWQQAKNFAKHLDPDHHRKKLQDLCDDIIRQCQEFITQRVKSKTDYHDTHIKELLRIVDKTLQQHTQVKVSEECEVSLKQHICGRAAREFQKMHNDFIEVNDPRKCLELSKNKYLTEFIDLFHNRDQCLKKAKDFTKLCLEPAVQDYVSKMIGPDVIDEVKXGXGSEVYSTRGAFQFSILKQLLTDGKYEKYREYINHYERFVKDWLFDQIVQRLSEENSLKKLEIKHLSEIITIIIAAISNVSSKATVNDIKTFIGIICEALREKLVFPKDALDSIRRLIPEEANREQFVVILTELVGEMERSLAAEYNKGGDIKERLRSLPFKPQEELFTSLFGCGKXCPFCGVPCEAGGKEHSEHHASIHRSLGISGDRESYSQKLVFEICSSLVISNEVFSNAETGGKYHPYKDYQTYYPDWIITGDSSMEASDYWKYVMATFNETIADEVNARPADIPEDWKVLTSDDALKSLKRSFNMK
- the LOC112069861 gene encoding interferon-induced very large GTPase 1-like isoform X3, whose translation is MNTILHEIKKAGRQPKSFGDQHKTLASDDVLPPPGDIQVLLXTSDSVSLSWGPPEGLKGPQKFRVTWGCDVEPCSLGVKNVHEVEISRLXPGXKYQFNVATEGEDGRQSRCVSASLSAGPFLRELLSKTGLEDHYENKLTLSSVLEINADTTSDEPLTTMQSLPGAFLKKLIMANVNARSVKCLTTDQEVSYYGVDNLYTDTDTSDVINPLDLVTALFLCSDGFLQQEMVQKMSMCQFAVPLLLPNCYTKQITLMLWALRDIVRKFRPSSQMATNAFVEERIVLSDIPMVSFVRLGESSLSKSQILNKLLSNPQQYHDTFVHHDMECGDVPRQISDGLVEISWYLPCGNRNIDMFTKPMVVANLRGDVRSFETQFSFLCHTSAAVYIFIDDLESDLKVLEVKITKAELFLVVNSQKKTFRVETLKKMITNYSINPTNVIVKKKQNDAEFVKTLQSSVGDIIEKSKNRLTIENMADMAHQMGVWVDEDCDECQSARKMADEITRSIKDAIQFKDKQLPLQGTIWKEPSQLEKERCRLRKQGDEDIEHYKSSLNIKEKELRRKQYTFDISDAMASFISGLSSSGAERSYFLKWMRINLDNLSRQNMSALRDRYKNLCQHYPEKKDDIKHLDKQLSDCSLGLEHFLRELGQLYEASCSLPESSLQWQQMEHLPGLCAQMLLDGFPIELVDGDASNIPLKWISAVLTQLHTLVQSNSKIRVVTVLGVQSTGKSTLLNTMFGVQFAVSSGRCTRGAFMLLIKVNKDLKEELKCDFIMVIDTEGLKSPELAQLDDSHEHDNELATLVIGLSDVTIINMSMENSTEMKDILQIVVHAFIRMKEVGKKPVCHFVHQNVSDMSAHDNNMRDRNKLLEQLNEMTQAAARMEKKENITKFTDVMEYDPDTSSCYIPGLWHGTRPMAPVNAGYSEAVYDLKKTLMQDLIKCQSNDDMTHFLMWTQSLWEXVKFEKFIFSFRNSLVADAYSRLCSEYNGWEWXXQKEMYTWMVSAETXISNIXMTDQHPQRSIRDVLQDLMIEASGKLSLGEKEIQDNLVKYFEKQDGHVNLVEKYREDFVSSAKTLRRETENTVKNKLQGAVEIKEGMTELDNIKSSQTSTMEKXVLTLLQNCRKKESVLSDEALSEEFEIMWRKTLSDIHFKGXPRRNVAQDTFLMLRDNLVMRGSYVNKMLVGTRLVDCGRKAFVVESESWWQQAKNFAKHLDPDHHRKKLQDLCDDIIRQCQEFITQRVKSKTDYHDTHIKELLRIVDKTLQQHTQVKVSEECEVSLKQHICGRAAREFQKMHNDFIEVNDPRKCLELSKNKYLTEFIDLFHNRDQCLKKAKDFTKLCLEPAVQDYVSKMIGPDVIDEVKXGXGSEVYSTRGAFQFSILKQLLTDGKYEKYREYINHYERFVKDWLFDQIVQRLSEENSLKKLEIKHLSEIITIIIAAISNVSSKATVNDIKTFIGIICEALREKLVFPKDALDSIRRLIPEEANREQFVVILTELVGEMERSLAAEYNKGGDIKERLRSLPFKPQEELFTSLFGCGKXCPFCGVPCEAGGKEHSEHHASIHRSLGISGDRESYSQKLVFEICSSLVISNEVFSNAETGGKYHPYKDYQTYYPDWIITGDSSMEASDYWKYVMATFNETIADEVNARPADIPEDWKVLTSDDALKSLKRSFNMK